A portion of the Verrucomicrobiota bacterium genome contains these proteins:
- a CDS encoding glutamate/aspartate ABC transporter substrate-binding protein translates to MKRFLLAAGSLMVFAAVPGIAAAEELAGTLKKIKDTGVMVIGHRESSIPFSYYDDKNQVVGYSQDLAMLVVEAVKKKLNLPGLQVKLTPVTSQNRIPLVQNGTVDLEAGSTTHNAERAKQVAFSDTTFVVGTRLLVKKGSGIQDFPDLKGKNVVTTAGTTSERILRELNGKGLGINVISAKDHGEAFLMLQSGRAAAFMMDDALLAGERAKARKPDDWVIVGTPQSKEAYAMALRKDDPGFKQVVDAAVAEAETSGAAAKLYQRWFESPVPPKGLNLDLPLSDDLKEVFAHPTDQAYQ, encoded by the coding sequence ATGAAACGTTTTTTGCTGGCTGCCGGCAGCCTGATGGTGTTTGCCGCGGTGCCCGGCATCGCCGCCGCGGAGGAGCTTGCCGGCACCTTGAAGAAGATCAAGGATACGGGGGTGATGGTGATCGGCCATCGCGAGTCGTCCATCCCGTTTTCCTATTACGACGACAAAAACCAGGTCGTGGGTTACTCCCAGGATTTGGCGATGCTCGTCGTGGAAGCCGTTAAGAAAAAACTCAACCTGCCGGGGCTCCAGGTGAAACTCACCCCGGTCACTTCGCAGAACCGCATCCCCCTGGTCCAGAACGGCACGGTCGATCTGGAAGCAGGCTCCACGACTCATAACGCCGAGCGAGCCAAACAGGTCGCCTTTTCCGACACCACCTTCGTCGTCGGCACGCGGCTGCTGGTAAAGAAGGGTTCGGGGATCCAGGATTTTCCTGACCTCAAAGGCAAAAACGTCGTCACCACGGCGGGCACCACGTCGGAGCGCATTCTGCGTGAGTTGAATGGAAAGGGGCTCGGCATCAACGTCATCAGCGCAAAGGATCATGGTGAAGCGTTCCTGATGCTGCAAAGCGGGCGGGCGGCGGCCTTCATGATGGATGATGCCCTGCTGGCCGGCGAACGCGCGAAGGCCCGTAAGCCGGATGATTGGGTCATCGTGGGAACGCCGCAGTCGAAGGAGGCGTACGCGATGGCGTTGCGGAAGGACGACCCCGGGTTCAAGCAGGTCGTCGACGCAGCGGTTGCGGAAGCGGAAACTTCCGGTGCAGCCGCCAAACTGTATCAGAGATGGTTCGAGTCGCCGGTACCTCCCAAAGGCCTCAACCTTGATCTGCCCTTGAGCGATGATCTCAAAGAGGTCTTCGCGCATCCGACCGACCAAGCCTACCAGTAA
- a CDS encoding amino acid ABC transporter permease: protein MSFPSHTFLGLDWSIFSQPAFDRSGTYFQFLLVGLQWTLIISIAGWAIAFAVGSIAGIMRTLPGRVLPFVAAVYVEVFRNVPLLVQLFLWYFVMPELVPGIGTWFKQDLSPLLQQSVAGVLCLGFFTGARVAEQVRSGLGSLPRGQRAAGLALGFNLAQVYLLILLPVAYRIIIPTLTSEFLNIVKNSAVASTIGLVELSRQSQQLGEFTAHWYESFIAVTLLYAVINVVVMLAARYLERAARLPGLVGGHK, encoded by the coding sequence ATGAGCTTTCCCTCGCACACTTTCCTGGGCCTGGACTGGAGCATTTTCAGCCAGCCGGCGTTCGATCGCAGCGGCACGTATTTTCAATTCCTGCTCGTCGGGCTGCAGTGGACCTTGATTATTTCCATCGCCGGGTGGGCGATCGCCTTCGCCGTCGGATCGATCGCCGGGATCATGCGGACCTTGCCGGGCCGCGTCCTGCCGTTCGTTGCCGCCGTTTACGTCGAGGTCTTTCGTAACGTTCCGTTACTGGTCCAGCTGTTCCTCTGGTATTTTGTAATGCCTGAGCTCGTTCCCGGGATCGGAACGTGGTTCAAGCAGGACCTCAGTCCCTTGTTGCAGCAATCGGTGGCGGGGGTTCTCTGCCTCGGCTTTTTCACCGGCGCCCGCGTCGCCGAACAGGTGCGTTCCGGCCTGGGTTCGCTGCCCCGCGGCCAGCGGGCTGCCGGGCTCGCCCTCGGCTTTAACCTCGCGCAGGTTTACCTCCTGATCCTGCTGCCGGTGGCTTATCGCATCATCATTCCCACGTTGACCTCCGAATTCCTGAATATCGTTAAGAATTCGGCGGTGGCTTCCACCATCGGTCTGGTCGAACTCTCCCGCCAAAGCCAGCAGTTGGGGGAATTTACCGCGCATTGGTACGAGTCTTTTATCGCCGTAACCCTCCTGTACGCCGTCATCAACGTCGTCGTCATGCTGGCGGCGCGTTACCTTGAACGGGCAGCCCGCCTGCCCGGGCTGGTTGGAGGCCATAAATAA
- a CDS encoding ABC transporter permease subunit (The N-terminal region of this protein, as described by TIGR01726, is a three transmembrane segment that identifies a subfamily of ABC transporter permease subunits, which specificities that include histidine, arginine, glutamine, glutamate, L-cystine (sic), the opines (in Agrobacterium) octopine and nopaline, etc.) — translation MPALDWSSIPGALPFLWGGMLVTLSITGIAILVGILLGTLIAMARLSGNGILSGIAALYVNGFRSIPLVMVLLWFYLLVPQLIQALFKTPGADIRLVSAFVAFSLFEASYYAEIIRAGIQSVSRGQVSAGLALGMSRAQTMRLIVLPQAFRRMLPLLLTQAIILFQDTSLVYVIGLSEFFGVAYRTGDRDGTIVELLLFAGAVYFVVCFAASGIVRVLQKKIAL, via the coding sequence ATGCCGGCATTGGACTGGAGTTCGATCCCGGGCGCCCTGCCGTTTTTGTGGGGTGGCATGCTGGTCACGTTGTCGATCACCGGGATTGCCATCCTGGTCGGGATCCTGCTGGGCACCCTGATTGCCATGGCCCGTTTGTCCGGCAACGGGATTCTGTCCGGCATCGCGGCCTTGTACGTCAACGGGTTCCGTTCTATCCCGCTGGTGATGGTCCTGCTCTGGTTCTACCTGCTGGTTCCCCAGTTGATTCAGGCATTGTTCAAGACTCCAGGGGCCGACATCCGGCTGGTATCCGCTTTCGTGGCTTTTTCGCTCTTTGAGGCGTCTTACTACGCGGAAATCATTCGTGCGGGCATCCAAAGCGTTTCGCGCGGCCAGGTTTCCGCCGGCCTGGCCCTGGGTATGTCACGCGCCCAGACCATGCGCCTGATTGTCTTGCCCCAGGCGTTCCGCCGGATGTTGCCCCTGCTTCTTACCCAGGCAATCATCCTCTTCCAGGATACCTCGCTGGTTTATGTCATCGGGCTCTCCGAGTTTTTCGGCGTCGCTTACCGGACGGGAGACCGCGACGGCACGATCGTTGAGCTCCTCCTGTTTGCCGGGGCGGTCTATTTTGTGGTCTGTTTTGCCGCCTCCGGCATCGTGCGGGTATTACAGAAAAAAATCGCGTTAT